The Impatiens glandulifera chromosome 8, dImpGla2.1, whole genome shotgun sequence genome includes a window with the following:
- the LOC124911142 gene encoding pentatricopeptide repeat-containing protein At1g15510, chloroplastic-like has translation MALWRPFLISLVPSRFELNQLLQLCSNFGLIRQGRQVHQHIIVHGLDHHPFILTKLVQFYAKFGESLFAHTLFDIMPHPNVFAWTAILSLYSGNKLSSDCQKMYRKMKGMGVKPDNYIFPKVIRACSYSEDIIFGIQIHCDVITFGAEFSTEVCNSLVDMYSKIGNLESSKRVFDKIMYKDLLSWNSMISGYVFNGFHSSAVDLSSSMRSDGVEPDTVTLNTIIDAYCQMGQFDEAIKIFEKFEKPNIISWTTLMLAYSKNGKYELALKIFRDMMVKGENRPDLDCVSIVVVCCRYLNALKCGREAHAYGIKTENMIPFYKSVGPALLIMYAKCGKRIKDAGRVFDMMDKNDIVAWNAMISGFSDLGMRKMTIDCYREMHRMGISSNETTISTVLALCDLKHGKEIHSYFIKSNFASSVTVLNALINMYSKGGCIKTADFIFSKMENKDLVTWNTMITGLGNHGLGETAIQVLSNMIECGFRPDSVTFTSLLSSCSHSGLVDLGVEIFERMTVDFGIEPCIEHFASVVDLLARSGHLEDALCFVKKMSKNVEPDKRIWGALLVCSQACGNFDVIILASKNLVCLEPENAGHYVTLANSYASFGRWEDCVRVRKLMESKGLMKPSGLSWFGTD, from the coding sequence ATGGCATTATGGCGTCCTTTTTTAATCTCGTTAGTTCCATCTCGTTTCGAACTCAACCAATTACTTCAACTCTGCAGCAATTTTGGGTTGATACGCCAAGGAAGACAAGTTCACCAGCACATCATAGTTCACGGCTTGGATCACCATCCTTTCATTCTAACCAAGCTCGTCCAATTCTATGCCAAATTCGGAGAATCTCTATTTGCCCATACACTGTTCGACATAATGCCGCACCCAAATGTGTTTGCTTGGACGGCAATTCTATCACTTTACTCTGGCAATAAGTTATCAAGTGATTGCCAAAAGATGTATAGAAAAATGAAAGGAATGGGAGTGAAACCCGACAATTATATATTTCCTAAGGTGATAAGGGCATGCTCATATTCAGAAGACATCATATTCGGAATTCAGATTCACTGTGATGTGATTACATTCGGTGCTGAGTTTAGCACAGAGGTATGCAATTCTTTGGTTGATATGTACTCGAAAATTGGGAATCTTGAAAGTTCTAAAAgggtttttgataaaattatgtaCAAGGATTTATTATCATGGAATTCAATGATATCTGGTTACGTCTTCAATGGGTTCCATTCATCAGCTGTCGATTTATCGAGTTCTATGAGGTCCGATGGAGTCGAACCTGACACGGTTACTTTGAACACAATAATAGACGCTTACTGTCAAATGGGTCAGTTCGATGAAGCTATAAAgatttttgaaaagtttgaaaagcCAAACATCATTTCATGGACAACATTGATGTTAGCTTACTCAAAGAATGGGAAATATGAATTAGCATTGAAGATCTTCAGAGATATGATGGTTAAAGGCGAGAATCGCCCTGATTTGGATTGTGTTTCGATAGTCGTTGTTTGTTGTAGATATTTGAATGCGCTGAAATGTGGACGCGAAGCTCATGCTTATGGAATCAAAACCGAGAATATGATTCCATTCTACAAATCTGTAGGGCCTGCTTTATTGATAATGTACGCCAAATGTGGTAAGAGAATAAAAGATGCAGGAAGAGTTTTTGACATGATGGACAAAAACGATATCGTCGCTTGGAATGCGATGATTTCAGGTTTTTCCGATCTGGGTATGAGAAAAATGACAATTGATTGTTATAGAGAAATGCATCGAATGGGAATTTCGAGTAATGAAACGACAATTTCAACCGTATTAGCCTTATGTGATTTGAAACATGGAAAAGAAATTCATTCTTACTTCATAAAGAGTAATTTTGCTTCTTCTGTGACTGTTTTGAATGCACTAATTAATATGTACTCTAAAGGTGGTTGCATCAAAACTGCTGATTTCATTTTCTCTAAAATGGAGAATAAAGATTTAGTTACGTGGAACACGATGATTACTGGATTAGGAAATCATGGATTAGGCGAAACTGCAATTCAAGTTCTTTCCAACATGATAGAATGTGGGTTTCGACCCGATTCAGTTACTTTCACTTCTTTGTTGTCGAGTTGTAGCCACTCGGGTCTTGTGGATTTGGGGGTAGAGATATTTGAAAGAATGACTGTTGATTTTGGAATTGAACCGTGTATAGAACACTTTGCTTCTGTAGTTGATTTGCTAGCTCGTTCTGGCCATCTTGAAGATGCGTTATGTTTCGTTAAGAAGATGTCGAAGAATGTTGAGCCTGATAAACGGATTTGGGGTGCTTTGCTTGTTTGTTCTCAAGCTTGCGGAAATTTTGATGTTATAATATTGGCATCAAAGAATTTGGTTTGCTTAGAACCTGAAAATGCAGGACATTATGTTACATTAGCAAATAGTTATGCTTCATTTGGTAGATGGGAAGATTGTGTAAGAGTTAGGAAGCTAATGGAGAGTAAAGGGTTAATGAAACCTTCGGGACTTAGTTGGTTTGGAACTGACTAA